Proteins from a genomic interval of Desulfofustis limnaeus:
- a CDS encoding molybdopterin-dependent oxidoreductase yields MHIRRRDFIKASAAAGALLTVGCSPKMNALQPAAGNAAHETGEAPGEWVASTCQGCTTWCPIEIFVQNGRAVKVRGNQHSLANNGYCCPRGHLLLQQIYDPDRIKVPMKRTNPKKARGEDPRFVPISWDEAMDTIADKIMELRNNQETHKYLLMRGRYSDHNYLLYDYLTKLIGSPNNISHSSICAEVEKFGAYYTQGYWGYRDYDLDKMKYLIVWGCDPISSNRQVPNAIRKLNNLLANGKVIAIDPRMSNTAAKAHRWLPIKPSEDGALATAMAHVILTGGNWHKEFVGDFKDGQNRFVSGRTVNEEDFRENLTNGLVKWWNLEIKDRTPAWAAGITGIDEMTIIEVARGLAAAAPHCGVWYGPHMQPRGSYAVFAIHALNGLVGAVDSEGGVITYQSSPYSSLPKFDAYQDELAKAGTKNKKIDHRGTLAFPALNKKSGGGVVTNNVANGILAEDPYEIKMAVGYFNNFNFAGTEAKRWDQALAKIPFFVHIVPMLAEMSQFADIVLPSTLHHSEQWAIIRSAANTYGHTSIQQPVVKPLFEAKAPETEYVWLLAEKLKAKGFPNIYEYLHNEFADPETGKKPQNSVEFSLFATKIRSRKAWDPKENADYKGDRVEGWEAFRQRGVINSPAFKPRTLWEKGFPTETKKFEFYSETLKKVLIEHAEKHKVSVDEVLKVTNYEVSGERAFVPHYEPPLRHGDRTTYPFDLIDMKSRFNREGRSANLPWYYTFKKCDPGDLVEDDVIQLNPADAARLGIQEGDRVQVSSVIGSLIVRARLWEGVQPGTAAKCYGQGHWAYGRVAARDFKKFEPRGANFNEIMPEEYDRLTGATARNGGYTGVSIKKI; encoded by the coding sequence ATGCATATTCGCAGAAGGGATTTCATCAAAGCCAGCGCCGCCGCCGGCGCCTTGTTGACCGTCGGCTGCAGCCCGAAAATGAATGCACTGCAACCGGCTGCCGGTAACGCAGCGCATGAGACGGGAGAGGCACCCGGCGAATGGGTAGCCTCAACCTGCCAGGGGTGTACCACCTGGTGCCCCATTGAGATCTTTGTCCAGAACGGCCGCGCCGTCAAAGTCCGCGGCAATCAGCACAGTTTGGCCAACAACGGCTATTGCTGCCCACGCGGGCACCTCCTCCTGCAGCAGATCTACGACCCGGATCGGATCAAGGTTCCAATGAAAAGAACCAACCCAAAGAAAGCCCGCGGCGAGGACCCCCGTTTCGTACCGATCAGCTGGGACGAGGCCATGGATACCATCGCCGACAAGATCATGGAACTGCGTAATAACCAGGAAACCCACAAATACCTGCTGATGCGCGGCCGCTATTCCGACCATAACTACTTGCTCTACGATTACCTGACCAAATTGATCGGTTCGCCGAACAATATCTCGCACAGCTCAATCTGCGCCGAGGTGGAAAAATTCGGCGCCTACTACACCCAGGGTTACTGGGGCTACCGCGATTATGATCTGGACAAGATGAAATACCTCATCGTCTGGGGTTGCGACCCGATCTCGTCCAACCGTCAGGTTCCCAACGCCATCCGTAAGCTTAACAACCTTCTGGCCAATGGCAAGGTGATCGCCATCGACCCACGGATGAGCAATACCGCTGCCAAGGCCCACCGCTGGTTACCGATCAAACCGAGCGAGGACGGCGCTCTGGCCACCGCCATGGCCCATGTCATTTTAACCGGAGGCAACTGGCACAAGGAATTTGTCGGCGATTTCAAAGACGGCCAGAACCGTTTTGTCTCCGGTCGGACCGTTAACGAGGAAGACTTCCGGGAGAACCTGACCAACGGTCTGGTAAAATGGTGGAACCTGGAAATCAAGGACCGCACGCCGGCCTGGGCTGCCGGCATCACCGGCATTGATGAAATGACCATTATCGAGGTGGCCCGAGGACTTGCCGCTGCCGCTCCCCACTGTGGGGTCTGGTACGGACCGCACATGCAGCCCCGCGGCAGCTATGCCGTTTTTGCCATCCATGCCCTGAACGGTCTGGTGGGAGCGGTTGACAGCGAGGGCGGGGTGATCACCTATCAGAGCTCTCCCTACAGCAGTCTGCCGAAATTCGACGCGTACCAGGACGAACTCGCCAAGGCCGGCACCAAAAACAAGAAGATCGATCACCGCGGTACCCTGGCATTTCCGGCCCTCAACAAAAAATCGGGCGGCGGTGTGGTCACCAATAACGTCGCCAACGGCATTCTCGCCGAAGATCCATACGAAATCAAAATGGCGGTCGGCTATTTCAACAACTTCAATTTCGCCGGCACCGAAGCTAAACGCTGGGATCAGGCCTTGGCCAAGATCCCCTTCTTCGTCCACATCGTCCCGATGCTGGCCGAGATGAGCCAGTTTGCCGACATCGTCCTGCCATCCACCCTGCATCACTCCGAGCAATGGGCGATCATCCGCAGTGCCGCCAACACCTATGGGCACACCTCTATTCAACAACCGGTGGTCAAGCCGTTGTTTGAAGCAAAGGCACCGGAGACCGAATATGTCTGGCTGCTGGCCGAAAAGCTCAAGGCCAAAGGGTTCCCCAACATCTACGAGTACCTACACAACGAATTCGCCGATCCCGAGACCGGCAAGAAACCGCAAAATTCCGTCGAATTCTCACTTTTTGCCACCAAGATCCGCAGCCGCAAGGCTTGGGATCCCAAGGAAAACGCCGACTATAAAGGTGACCGGGTCGAAGGTTGGGAGGCGTTCCGCCAACGCGGCGTCATCAATTCCCCCGCATTCAAACCGCGTACCTTGTGGGAGAAAGGTTTTCCCACCGAAACCAAGAAATTCGAGTTTTACAGCGAGACCTTGAAGAAAGTCCTCATCGAGCATGCGGAAAAGCATAAGGTCTCGGTCGATGAGGTACTCAAGGTCACCAATTACGAAGTCTCCGGCGAACGTGCCTTCGTCCCCCATTACGAGCCGCCGCTCCGTCACGGAGATCGCACCACGTATCCCTTCGACCTGATCGACATGAAGTCCCGCTTCAACCGGGAAGGCCGAAGTGCCAACCTCCCCTGGTACTATACCTTCAAGAAATGTGACCCGGGCGATCTGGTCGAGGACGATGTGATCCAGCTCAATCCGGCCGATGCCGCCCGGCTTGGCATCCAGGAAGGGGATCGGGTCCAAGTCAGCTCGGTGATCGGCAGTCTGATCGTGCGCGCCCGCCTGTGGGAAGGGGTACAGCCGGGTACAGCGGCGAAATGCTACGGCCAGGGACATTGGGCCTATGGGCGTGTTGCTGCACGGGATTTCAAGAAATTCGAGCCTCGCGGGGCAAATTTCAACGAAATCATGCCCGAAGAATATGACCGGCTGACCGGAGCAACAGCCCGAAACGGCGGATACACCGGCGTCAGCATCAAAAAAATCTAG
- a CDS encoding TorD/DmsD family molecular chaperone, which produces MEAYTRMAVSEACHLLAVLFYDPRETLAEAPETLFADYEPALRECGEGLHDLYRELQVHYRNSTQNELRVDYAALFVGPFELLACPYGSVYLEKEYRLFGRTTEQVERLYHQAGLQTEPDAGFIPDHIAVELEFLHYLLSRGSANEDDQAAAVLAPFINLFFQPFAEALANRIVTHAQTEFYRTLGAMLAQLTRTLVASAYAQPRFAVNDLPALRHSLLPVSAETVGS; this is translated from the coding sequence ATGGAAGCATACACCCGGATGGCGGTGAGCGAAGCCTGCCATTTACTCGCGGTACTGTTCTATGACCCTCGAGAGACACTGGCTGAGGCCCCGGAGACCTTGTTCGCCGATTATGAACCGGCCCTCAGGGAATGCGGCGAGGGCTTGCACGATCTGTATCGAGAGTTGCAGGTCCATTATCGCAACTCGACGCAGAACGAACTGCGGGTCGACTATGCTGCCTTATTCGTGGGCCCTTTTGAACTGCTGGCCTGCCCCTATGGCTCCGTTTATCTGGAAAAAGAATACCGTCTCTTCGGTAGGACCACTGAGCAGGTCGAGCGTCTCTACCACCAGGCCGGACTGCAGACCGAACCGGACGCCGGCTTCATCCCCGACCATATCGCCGTTGAGCTGGAATTCCTCCATTATCTGCTGAGCCGGGGTTCGGCAAATGAAGACGATCAGGCAGCCGCCGTCCTGGCACCCTTTATCAACCTCTTTTTTCAGCCATTTGCCGAGGCCTTGGCAAACAGGATCGTCACCCACGCACAAACCGAGTTTTACCGTACCCTCGGAGCGATGCTTGCCCAATTGACCCGGACGCTTGTGGCATCTGCCTACGCGCAGCCCCGCTTCGCCGTCAACGACCTGCCGGCGCTTCGGCACTCCTTACTGCCGGTATCGGCTGAGACGGTCGGGAGTTGA
- a CDS encoding 4Fe-4S dicluster domain-containing protein: MPQYGMVIDLLKCAGCGACGLACKTENNTADRKDGQSHNWADYLIEVKGTYPNVTYTNYPVLCNHCSNAPCVDACPVEPKAMYKTADGITMHNDERCIGCLACQDACPYSVEDLDSSDAQYSVISYNEEGNKPHERYRDDSRLYAGTASGSDVAAAAGAIPPHQTAYRHPDYEAVRRAGIVEKCIFCDHRIKNGLLPYCVEACPSEARVFGDLDDPNSDIAKLLKAHRSIRLKEEEGTEPNVYYINRFKA, translated from the coding sequence ATGCCACAATACGGAATGGTCATAGACCTGCTCAAATGCGCCGGTTGCGGGGCATGCGGCCTCGCCTGCAAGACTGAAAACAATACCGCTGATCGAAAAGACGGCCAAAGCCACAATTGGGCCGACTACCTGATCGAGGTCAAGGGGACCTATCCCAACGTCACCTACACCAACTATCCGGTCCTGTGCAATCACTGCAGCAACGCACCCTGCGTCGATGCCTGCCCGGTGGAGCCGAAGGCCATGTACAAAACGGCGGACGGCATCACCATGCATAACGACGAACGCTGCATCGGCTGCCTGGCCTGTCAGGATGCCTGCCCCTACAGTGTTGAGGATCTGGACAGCAGCGATGCCCAATACAGCGTCATCAGCTACAACGAGGAGGGAAATAAACCTCATGAACGGTATCGGGACGACAGTCGGCTCTATGCCGGCACCGCTTCCGGCAGCGACGTTGCGGCAGCCGCCGGGGCCATCCCACCCCATCAAACCGCCTATCGCCACCCTGATTACGAGGCGGTGCGCCGTGCCGGTATCGTGGAAAAATGCATCTTCTGCGATCACCGCATAAAAAACGGGCTGCTGCCCTACTGCGTTGAGGCATGCCCGTCGGAAGCACGGGTTTTCGGAGATCTCGACGACCCCAACAGCGACATCGCCAAGCTTCTGAAAGCCCATCGCAGCATTCGCCTCAAAGAAGAGGAAGGGACCGAGCCAAACGTCTATTACATCAACAGATTCAAAGCATAA
- a CDS encoding DUF362 domain-containing protein, which yields MNLFSFFTPERDLAPVQIIVDRCLRKRLAASDCRKCTEVCASGALRLDRREIRFEPDHCSSCMRCVAVCPNEALVSRIGMEQIVASLAGRDSVVITCERQHPPATEKLVVPCLGLFSPLSLLAVAASGCPNIRFEDRGCDTCRNRTAAEQFREALSRSADAAARLCGTTLARGSNQDHQETHQGQRRSYLFHLGQTIRLSSSSRSETWSSEQRSDSASRRRLPLSARLIAGSMQQVDPATHRLWRDLCGPRLTITGSCSPCPRCTGICPTGALKRDGRGSAKRLLFNWMRCTSCGLCVSFCKASAINLQPPPLLDPSQPLPPLA from the coding sequence ATGAACCTTTTTTCTTTTTTTACACCGGAACGGGACCTTGCTCCGGTCCAGATAATCGTCGACCGCTGCCTGCGCAAACGCCTTGCCGCCAGCGATTGCCGGAAATGTACCGAGGTCTGCGCAAGCGGTGCCTTGCGCCTGGACCGCCGGGAAATCCGATTCGAGCCGGATCACTGCTCTTCCTGCATGCGCTGTGTGGCCGTCTGCCCCAACGAAGCGCTGGTCTCCCGGATCGGCATGGAGCAAATCGTTGCCTCGCTGGCTGGCCGCGACTCCGTTGTGATAACCTGCGAGCGACAACATCCCCCTGCGACCGAAAAGCTTGTCGTGCCCTGCCTCGGCCTGTTCTCGCCGCTCTCCCTGCTGGCCGTCGCTGCTTCGGGATGCCCGAACATTCGGTTTGAAGACCGCGGTTGCGACACCTGCCGTAATCGGACCGCGGCTGAGCAGTTCCGAGAGGCCCTGTCGCGGAGTGCCGATGCCGCGGCTCGACTATGCGGCACCACTTTGGCACGAGGGTCGAACCAAGATCACCAAGAGACCCACCAGGGACAACGGCGTTCCTACCTGTTCCACCTGGGCCAAACGATACGGCTTTCGAGTTCGTCCCGAAGCGAGACCTGGTCCTCGGAACAGCGGTCGGATTCGGCATCGCGCCGACGTCTCCCCCTGTCGGCACGCCTCATTGCCGGATCGATGCAGCAGGTGGATCCGGCAACACACCGGCTCTGGCGCGACCTCTGTGGGCCTCGCTTGACCATCACCGGTTCCTGCTCCCCCTGTCCGCGCTGCACCGGTATCTGTCCCACCGGAGCGCTCAAACGTGACGGGCGAGGGAGCGCCAAGCGATTGCTCTTCAACTGGATGCGCTGCACCAGTTGCGGGCTCTGCGTCAGTTTTTGCAAAGCCTCCGCCATCAACCTGCAGCCACCGCCACTGCTTGATCCTTCCCAACCGCTACCGCCGCTCGCGTGA
- a CDS encoding sensor histidine kinase, with protein sequence MRLSLQQKFILVAFLSLLFLTGTISFIVATNTRNALYQATERQGRMLAQTVSALIINELIYEKLGIVEEGGLIDNYVRELHARQELDLNFVAVLDTGQRVVSHSEFREFGKRYDDEILQQALATNTVQMRKIDDPQTKQSLEFAAPLAIESKQWGLLHFSVNLASVEEEIRALLMRIVSFFFLVMTVLFLFIYLLSWRFIKPITNLSHAMEEVEVEMGEKIIPVSGSDELSRLTKSFNDMVIRIRQANEDMKTAAETLRQSEKMATLGVLSSSIAHRINNPLGGLFNCAQMLRRHGADQAFRDKYLDLIEEGLQSIKQTTGQLLATASRRTGKGQRLEVAEVLASVLKFLDHRIKRQGIVFSSEVEPGLFPVVAAYDLEELLLNTLLNAVQAMETGGQLKVKAGKTGEGTIVIRIEDTGVGIAPHDLDRVFDLFFSTKTDGEGTGLGLWMCYELVKKYQGDISLISQKGKGTSVILTIAEES encoded by the coding sequence ATGCGCCTCTCCCTGCAACAGAAATTCATCCTGGTGGCCTTTCTCTCCCTGCTCTTTCTAACCGGCACCATCAGCTTCATCGTTGCCACCAATACCCGAAACGCCCTGTACCAGGCAACCGAGCGGCAAGGCCGGATGCTCGCCCAGACCGTCAGTGCGCTCATTATCAACGAGTTGATTTACGAAAAACTCGGCATCGTCGAGGAGGGCGGCTTGATCGACAACTATGTCCGAGAACTGCACGCCCGTCAGGAACTCGATCTCAACTTCGTGGCCGTGCTCGACACCGGCCAGCGCGTGGTTTCGCACAGCGAATTCAGAGAATTCGGCAAACGATATGACGACGAGATCCTGCAACAGGCGTTAGCCACCAACACCGTCCAAATGAGAAAAATTGACGACCCACAGACAAAACAGTCTCTGGAATTCGCGGCTCCACTCGCCATTGAAAGCAAGCAATGGGGTCTGCTCCACTTTTCCGTCAACCTGGCCTCGGTGGAAGAGGAGATACGGGCGCTGCTCATGCGGATCGTCTCCTTTTTCTTTCTGGTCATGACGGTGCTCTTTCTCTTCATTTATCTCCTCAGCTGGCGTTTCATCAAACCGATCACCAACCTCTCGCACGCCATGGAGGAGGTCGAGGTGGAAATGGGAGAAAAGATCATTCCCGTCTCTGGCAGCGACGAATTGAGCAGGCTGACCAAGAGCTTCAACGACATGGTCATCAGGATTCGCCAGGCCAACGAAGACATGAAAACAGCGGCGGAGACGCTGCGCCAATCGGAAAAAATGGCCACCCTTGGGGTCCTTTCATCAAGCATCGCCCATCGCATCAACAACCCGCTGGGAGGATTGTTCAATTGCGCCCAGATGCTGCGCCGCCACGGGGCGGACCAGGCCTTTCGCGACAAATACCTGGACCTGATCGAGGAGGGGTTGCAGAGCATCAAACAGACCACCGGTCAACTGCTTGCCACGGCAAGCCGGCGCACCGGCAAGGGACAGCGCCTGGAGGTTGCTGAGGTGCTCGCCAGCGTTCTGAAGTTCCTCGATCACCGGATCAAGCGCCAAGGCATCGTCTTTTCCTCCGAGGTCGAACCGGGCCTCTTCCCGGTGGTAGCCGCCTACGACCTGGAAGAGCTCTTGCTGAACACCCTGCTCAACGCCGTCCAGGCCATGGAAACAGGGGGGCAGTTAAAGGTAAAGGCGGGCAAAACGGGGGAAGGCACCATCGTGATACGCATCGAGGACACCGGCGTGGGCATCGCTCCGCACGACCTCGACCGGGTATTCGACCTCTTTTTTTCAACCAAGACCGACGGCGAAGGAACCGGCCTGGGGTTGTGGATGTGTTACGAACTGGTCAAAAAGTATCAGGGTGATATCAGCCTCATCAGTCAAAAAGGTAAAGGCACGTCGGTCATCTTGACCATTGCGGAGGAGTCATGA
- a CDS encoding ArsR/SmtB family transcription factor, with translation MKSFIKTMKALSDPSRVRVLKLLERRELCVCEVQDLLGLSQSTVSRHLKQLEEAELACSRKEGSWLYYRPAETFASPYAAEMLRLLSGWHNDDADVQKMLGRLATLDRKQLCS, from the coding sequence ATGAAATCATTCATCAAAACCATGAAGGCCTTGTCCGACCCGAGTCGGGTCCGCGTTCTGAAACTTCTTGAGCGGCGCGAATTATGCGTTTGTGAGGTGCAGGACTTACTCGGTTTATCCCAGTCAACGGTGTCGCGCCATCTGAAGCAGTTGGAGGAAGCCGAACTGGCTTGTTCGCGCAAAGAAGGGAGTTGGCTCTATTACCGTCCTGCTGAGACATTCGCCTCACCCTATGCCGCCGAGATGTTGCGACTCCTTTCCGGTTGGCACAACGATGATGCGGATGTGCAAAAAATGCTAGGTCGGCTGGCGACCCTTGATCGAAAACAACTTTGTTCCTGA
- a CDS encoding sigma-54-dependent transcriptional regulator: protein MSSILLVEDEKILRVSLSDALRAEGYAVLPVEEGKSAMRSLEEGEFSLVITDIRLPDIGGMEILKKSLAESPSTPVIMMTGYGSIEDAVQAMRTGAFDYITKPFDLDEMLVTASKALEIHALTTENILLKKEISSYYSGRSIVGDSKAIRAVFALLDKVSRTDSTVLILGESGTGKELIASTIHYQSGRKHKPIIRVNCAALPEDLIESELFGYEKGAFTGAEARKPGRFELAHGGTIFLDEIGDLPPLTQTKILRVLEQRSFERLGGTSSVNVDVRIIAATNKDLEEEVRQGRFRDDLYYRLNVIPVTVPPLRERSEDIPLLVNTFAKRFNDLLATSVSFSPEALALLKKYHFPGNVRELLNIVERSIALAGDPLIRPVDLPPHIAKIHQDKTPLSPLSEVIADAEKNHITRIVQLTGGNRSKAAEILGISRKNLWEKITAHRLDI from the coding sequence ATGAGCAGTATACTGCTGGTTGAAGACGAAAAAATCCTGCGGGTGTCGCTGTCTGACGCCCTGCGGGCCGAGGGATACGCCGTTCTGCCGGTCGAGGAGGGAAAAAGCGCCATGCGTTCCCTGGAAGAAGGGGAGTTTTCGCTGGTGATTACCGACATCAGGCTTCCCGACATAGGCGGTATGGAGATCCTGAAGAAAAGCCTGGCCGAGTCACCCTCGACGCCGGTGATCATGATGACCGGATACGGCAGCATCGAGGATGCGGTACAGGCGATGCGCACCGGCGCCTTCGACTATATCACCAAACCGTTCGATCTCGATGAGATGTTGGTCACCGCCAGCAAAGCGCTGGAGATTCACGCCCTGACCACGGAGAATATCCTTTTGAAAAAGGAGATCAGCTCCTACTATAGCGGTCGCAGTATTGTCGGGGATAGCAAAGCGATTCGGGCGGTTTTTGCCCTGCTCGACAAGGTGAGCCGCACCGACTCCACCGTTTTGATCCTTGGAGAATCGGGAACCGGTAAAGAATTGATCGCCTCAACCATTCATTACCAAAGCGGTCGAAAACACAAACCGATCATCAGAGTAAACTGCGCCGCGTTGCCGGAGGATCTGATCGAAAGCGAACTCTTCGGCTACGAAAAGGGAGCCTTCACCGGGGCCGAGGCGCGCAAACCGGGCCGTTTTGAGTTGGCCCATGGTGGCACGATCTTTCTCGATGAGATCGGCGACCTGCCGCCGCTGACCCAAACCAAGATCCTACGCGTTCTGGAACAACGGAGTTTCGAACGGCTCGGCGGGACCAGCTCTGTCAACGTTGATGTACGGATCATTGCCGCCACCAACAAAGACCTGGAAGAGGAGGTACGCCAAGGCAGATTTCGCGATGACCTCTATTACCGGCTCAACGTTATCCCGGTGACCGTACCGCCACTGCGCGAAAGGAGTGAGGACATTCCCCTGCTGGTTAACACCTTTGCCAAGCGCTTCAACGACCTGCTCGCCACCTCCGTTTCTTTCAGCCCGGAGGCTTTAGCGTTGCTGAAGAAATATCATTTCCCCGGAAATGTCAGGGAGTTGCTTAACATCGTTGAACGCAGTATCGCGCTGGCCGGCGATCCGCTTATCCGACCCGTCGATCTGCCGCCGCACATCGCCAAGATCCACCAGGACAAAACGCCGCTCTCCCCGCTTTCCGAGGTCATCGCCGACGCGGAAAAAAACCATATCACGAGAATCGTCCAGCTGACCGGCGGGAATCGCTCCAAAGCCGCCGAAATCCTCGGCATCAGCAGAAAGAACCTGTGGGAAAAAATCACCGCTCATCGACTCGACATCTGA
- the arsB gene encoding ACR3 family arsenite efflux transporter, with translation MSAEQPEKRRMSSLFERYLTLWVGLCIVGGLALGTWAPDLARSLDRMAVTVGGAPVVSIPIAICLFFMMYPIMVKIDFAGVIKAGRSGKPVLLTLFINWAVKPFTMYAIALLFLGVLFRGLIGADAIDLVKMPFGLDLPVGAQHGAGVVVLQDGVKMLEVPLWRSYFAGCILLGIAPCTAMVLVWGYLSRGNDGLTLVMVAINSLVMLLLYGVLGGFLLGVGRLPIPWQALLLSVSIYVALPLVAGYFSRTWLIRAKGEAWFKERFLHVLTPITITALLITLVLLFSFKGEVILANPLTILWISIPLFLQTIFIFILGYGAARFLKLRYEDAAPAAMIGASNHFEVAIATAVMLFGLSSGAALATVVGVLIEVPVMLMLVKFCLKTRNWF, from the coding sequence ATGAGTGCGGAACAACCCGAAAAGCGCCGGATGTCGAGTCTGTTCGAGCGTTATTTGACCCTTTGGGTAGGCCTCTGCATTGTCGGCGGCTTGGCGCTCGGTACTTGGGCCCCGGACCTGGCCCGGTCCCTTGATCGTATGGCGGTGACGGTAGGAGGCGCCCCCGTGGTATCGATCCCGATCGCCATCTGCCTCTTTTTCATGATGTATCCGATCATGGTCAAGATCGATTTTGCCGGAGTGATCAAGGCCGGCCGCAGTGGCAAACCGGTGCTGCTGACGCTGTTCATCAACTGGGCCGTCAAGCCGTTTACCATGTATGCCATAGCCTTGCTCTTTCTTGGGGTGCTGTTTCGCGGCTTGATTGGTGCCGATGCCATCGACCTGGTGAAGATGCCGTTCGGTCTCGATCTCCCGGTGGGGGCGCAGCACGGCGCCGGCGTGGTGGTGCTGCAGGACGGCGTCAAGATGCTCGAGGTGCCGCTCTGGCGCAGCTATTTTGCCGGCTGCATCCTGCTCGGCATCGCTCCGTGTACCGCCATGGTCTTGGTCTGGGGGTATCTATCTCGCGGTAATGATGGCTTGACCCTGGTCATGGTGGCGATCAACTCTCTGGTCATGTTGCTGCTCTATGGGGTGCTCGGCGGTTTTCTGCTGGGTGTCGGTCGCTTGCCCATACCCTGGCAGGCATTGCTGCTCTCGGTTTCCATCTATGTGGCCCTGCCGTTGGTGGCCGGCTACTTTTCCCGTACCTGGCTGATTCGGGCCAAGGGTGAGGCCTGGTTCAAGGAACGGTTTCTGCATGTCTTGACCCCCATTACCATTACCGCTCTGCTCATCACCCTCGTGCTGCTCTTCAGCTTCAAGGGTGAAGTGATCCTGGCCAACCCGTTGACCATTCTCTGGATCTCCATTCCGCTTTTTCTCCAGACGATCTTCATCTTCATCCTCGGGTACGGGGCGGCCCGCTTTTTGAAATTGCGCTATGAGGATGCCGCACCGGCAGCGATGATTGGCGCCTCGAACCATTTCGAGGTGGCGATCGCCACTGCTGTCATGCTCTTCGGCCTTTCTTCGGGGGCGGCCTTGGCCACCGTGGTGGGTGTATTGATCGAGGTACCGGTAATGCTCATGCTGGTGAAGTTCTGTCTTAAAACCAGGAACTGGTTTTAG